The Microcella sp. genome includes the window TGATCCCTCCACGTTGTCGACCGCCACGATCGGCAGCCCGCTCTCGCGAGCAAACGCGACGAGCTCGCCGATGTCGGAGTGGTGCCGCACGTGCTGGTAGCGGTCGGTGACCATGGCGCCGCGCTTGTTCCAGCGGCGGCGGCCGACGATGTGCACCTCACGCGCGAGGAAGGCGTTGGCGTTGCGCACGATCGAGCCGATGTTGAGGTCGTGCTGCCAGTTCTCGATCGCCACGTGAAAGGGGTGCCGGCGAGCGTCGAGGTCGGCGACGATCGCCTCCATGCTCCAGTAGCGAAAGCGGTCGATGACGTTGCGGGTGTCGCCGTTCGCCAGCAGCTCGGGGTCGTAGCGCGGGTCTGTCGGCCACTCGCCCTGCCAGGGGCCGACGCCGTGCGTCGTCACCTCGTGGCTGGGGTCGCCGGGGCCCGGCTCGACGGTCATGGCTCCAGGCTAGGGGCCTTCTGCGCCTATGCCGTCGCACTGCCGTCACGTACTCTGATGACATCATGGCCAGCGCTACCCGAGACCGTGCCGTCGACCTGACGCGTGCCGCCTGCCTCGTCGTCGTTGTCGGGCTGCACGTCATGATGGCCGGCATCACGGTCGAGACCGACGGGCTCGCTATCTCGAACTCGCTCGACGGGCATCCGATCTTCGCCTGGAGCACGTGGGTCGTGCAGGTCATGCCGCTCTTCTTCGTCATGGGCGGCTTCTCGAGCCTGCTCGCGTGGCGCCGCCAACGCGATCGCGGGGTGATGGCGAGCGCCTACGTGCGCGACCGCGTGGCCAGGCTGGCGAGGCCGGCGCTGCTGCCGCTCGCCCTCGTGGGCATCACGCTCGCGATTCTCGCCCTGGTCGGCCTGCCAGACGCGGTGCTCACCGAGGTGGGCTTTCGCATCGGTCAGCCGCTCTGGTTCTTGGCCGTCTACCTGGGCTGCGCTGGTCTCGTGCCGTTCATGGCACGCCTGCATGAGCGGGCTCCGTGGCTGACGCTGTTCGGGATGCTCGCCGGGGTCATGGTGGTCGACACCGTCTCGCTGCTCACCGCGCAGCCGTTGATCGGAGCCCTGAATCTGCTGTTTGTGTGGGTGTTCATTCAGCAGCTCGGTTTCTGTCTCGCCGACGGGTGGTTCGACTGGCGTCGGCGGTGGCTGCTGCTCGTCGCGGGCATCGGCGCGTTCGGGGTGCTGCTGTTTCTGACGACGATCGTCGGCTATTCGACCGACATGTACGACAACCTGAACCCTCCGACGGCGGCGATTCTCGTGCTCGGTGTCGGGCAGGTGCTGCTGTTCGCGTGGATGCGCCCGTGGTTGTCGCGCCTGGCCGAGCGCGAGACCTTCGCGGGGCTGAGTGACGCGATCAACCGCAACGCGATGCAGATCTACTTGTGGCATGTGCCGGTCATCGTGATTCTGGCCGTGGTGCTGGTGATCTCGGGGGCACCGTTCCCTGAGCCGTTGAGCGAGGAGTGGTGGCAGAGCCGACCGCCGTTCCTCATCGCGGTGGCGCTGCTGCTGATTCCGATCGTGATGGGGGTGGCGTGGATCGAGCGGCGCGGCGAACGCGTCGTGCCCGCCCCGGTGGGGCCGTGGCTCGCGGCGCTCAAGGTGCTGCTCGGCATCGCGGGTGTGGTGACGATTCTCATCGGCGGATTCACTCCGGCCTACAGCGCGGCGATCGGGGTCACGCTCATGCTGCTGGCGGTGCTGCTGCGGTCGCCCCGGCGACGGGCGGTGGATGCTCGCTCTGACCAGCCCGTCGCTGCGACGCCCTCTGCTCTCACCGACCCCGCCGCTTCCGCTTCCGGCTCCGCTCCAGAGCGCTCCGCTCCCTCACAAAAGCCCTGATCAGAACCTTTTCCACAGCGAGGTGTCGACCTGCTCCGCTGCCGTCGCAATGTCGGTGGTGCACGGTTGACTACTGGCATGTCGACCACCCCCGCACCCGATGCCGCGCGCACCGCGAGGGCCCTCGATGGGCCGTGGCCGACGACACTCGACGCACCCGCGTCTGTGCCGAGCACGGCCGCGGCCGTCGTCGACACCGCGATCGGCACAGTGCTCGACTCGATCGTCGAAGTCGAGCGGCTCATGGCATCGCTCTCGGCATATCGAGCCGTCGCGATAGACGAGGTGCACCGGCTCGCGCTCGCGGCCGAGGGCCCTGCGCGATCGGGGCCGGGTCGACCGTGGTCGCCGACGGTCTCTGCTCGCCGTGTCGCCGCGAGTGAGCTCGCGACGGCGACGCGCATCAGTGAGCGCGAGGCTGAGCAGCTTGTCGCCGACAGCGCGGCACTCGTGCATTCGCTGCCGACGACTCTCGAGGCGCTGCGCTCGGGGGTCGTGTCATACCGGCACGCGAGCATCCTCATCGATGAGGCGCGCTCGCTGCCCGACGAGTCGTGGGCCGCGTTCGAGGCCTCCGCCCTGCCGCTCGCCGAGTCGCGCACTCCAGCCGGCTTCCGACAGCGCGCGCGAGCACTTCGCGAGCGCGAGCACCCCGCCTCGATCTCCGAGCGTCGT containing:
- a CDS encoding RNA methyltransferase, with protein sequence MTVEPGPGDPSHEVTTHGVGPWQGEWPTDPRYDPELLANGDTRNVIDRFRYWSMEAIVADLDARRHPFHVAIENWQHDLNIGSIVRNANAFLAREVHIVGRRRWNKRGAMVTDRYQHVRHHSDIGELVAFARESGLPIVAVDNVEGSRPVDAAPLPRACILLFGQEGPGLSPEALAAADEVIEITQYGSTRSINASAAAAIVMHEWVRVHAGS
- a CDS encoding acyltransferase, translating into MASATRDRAVDLTRAACLVVVVGLHVMMAGITVETDGLAISNSLDGHPIFAWSTWVVQVMPLFFVMGGFSSLLAWRRQRDRGVMASAYVRDRVARLARPALLPLALVGITLAILALVGLPDAVLTEVGFRIGQPLWFLAVYLGCAGLVPFMARLHERAPWLTLFGMLAGVMVVDTVSLLTAQPLIGALNLLFVWVFIQQLGFCLADGWFDWRRRWLLLVAGIGAFGVLLFLTTIVGYSTDMYDNLNPPTAAILVLGVGQVLLFAWMRPWLSRLAERETFAGLSDAINRNAMQIYLWHVPVIVILAVVLVISGAPFPEPLSEEWWQSRPPFLIAVALLLIPIVMGVAWIERRGERVVPAPVGPWLAALKVLLGIAGVVTILIGGFTPAYSAAIGVTLMLLAVLLRSPRRRAVDARSDQPVAATPSALTDPAASASGSAPERSAPSQKP